The Anopheles coluzzii chromosome 2, AcolN3, whole genome shotgun sequence genome window below encodes:
- the LOC120947310 gene encoding uncharacterized protein LOC120947310 isoform X5: MFSCLWQLWDWIDPPTFTTMESKKLQQLQQANSHLAPMPQMKPPQQGGGGYQHGYDYGATGPAPGRSAMFPAQYQSYGQPHPSASSLRSPYSTGSPKSSLSTNSGALYGATDGADLSSASGAAQSGYHLHPAHHQQQQQQGLLHAQHQQYRSNTLGPGGSGSYGYDQQQQHQLYRVSSPSSGSGGERERLYQTAPLVRSAGGGGPGSSGVGTPHSVTSGSTAHNAPMSKLELQFQQLQREKIQQQIKTATEAIAHQQQTFALRQQLNPPVPNYHLKQNLLQNLSQHHQQQIQQQQQHHQQQQQQQQQQLQVHKHPQYPSQAQQQQQKQLAQQQKQQQMQKQQQQQMQHAMKQQQQQQQQQQQRYAANGGGSQHRNAPPSSLNLQNHCQPAANETDKIMRSHVPSYQGTLDSGAAGGAGGAYGEEGESLYLQRAGYQQHAGMANSPPGGAASEIIIQQNIPGQVVNQACQTQISSMVLAGSSNAAGQQQQMKSSPSDTLSSPSHDSSERKRSAGGQQHTLKSPVTRRPANAPVALAGWLYKQGSDGLKVWRRRWFVLSEYVLYYYKGQEEEKLLGTVLLPSYKVSACFPEDKIYRKFAFKCEHANMRTFVFAAESGESMSQWVRALTLATMMIQPAGAEQEESLSQQQQQQQQQQYSSGKAGGTGTELLSSDSSGGPQSHGSNDTMKLIQQASGNGSSSSSGGGGGGGVSALNDSMSMPQPLYANAPPKPRRVNDGGYSSPSPEHTMLHDRYDQMVQQQQQQMLATGGQFPPGAVGGGSGPPNGGMVLGSSRTPAALTAHAIYGDPKRIERDLYIQKLIEQQQQQQKLNASKQQQQQQQQQQQQGMQSSPMHGGGVLRSGGGAGTNPFLYPSNDRRTPDTYGPPNSAIDPKHMSDYEDIYNLTMLSKSLPANAMEAAAGGGGVAAGGTTYKRPSSPLRYEGNGAFPAYMGAAMYNAGQFEHQSPGAAGQHPQHAQMRARPIPPSIPRPHSADFLDYEARHPMNQAAGGVTDEPSPVHRTPRPKSSLDINRTPDHYYYSEASYAEKMRLQSASYLQRTNNPGAGASRKQRSDDMQGLFASGTMPRDGLYRSGSGKIMQLQASGQQGEDYPHGGSQSMPRPSATDHRTGGTGQGRPTVSSLKKQGTAQQQQEQFARSASARLPRKEEDSSLRDGERKREESMKRLLEWKQRMLQSPLTKKIASQHAATMASAESLNRGSNASVGGADRRNEDIYGLKADAEALLRGDYYASSYERQSVGDLTALGSVTAARKHGGSAVNIAQASSSAFGSQMKLNGDYNSYSSDDEASISVRNVFNLPKVALTVKPDPSDPAYLQAVAKGAGTPGSSYYEGMMMGAAAADYYASDKYIRPDISFESTHDLYTQAQLQRAQELNLQQHYQLQNIDRSLATMQDQQQLPQDASPQSPMAGRPDGPAHWSATPTTAGGATGNEPGGYMNGRMNRDASSERLDAKNLIRTAEGNRKADSLARLDALKQQLTELEKQYEKEKPLINLVDNMVKLGSLYRGPVGGKKQLQSPESATLDRLEFNQRMQERRLLQEEQRQWDRTSPNHVELQSKVQQLYQIDKLMQEESGTLQALQRDKENLEKALATLKTHVLNREGGNMPMAMDTARQQQHTLERELTRVHQLLAANSKKLEKTVSTNARLEQELLVLRQKLQASREHRSMHSVFDSASPMDNQYMPGSVTAVLESELKRAKLLVGDMQRQRQELGQAVRQLTSYSDNHEAQMMDRLQADEQQHMAHSQEQKRDQQQQQQQQSASAKHKRSYSSSWVETDLDSLAGKESSVSSASNHRALSSSASSVLTIDDEMQSLFLPSSRAKEPIEGAESLDDLYSAGGPLYNYGAGGMLNPADKQEIKTVRIVKRESERRMRDKEKNDRNLALSLDQVLEEEAQLMEDYQRSKSLPRGYETHELFVQGHESGSDGVGGSLDGNKLMSDYYSSVVASTNGNSYPVSLIDRQADLYTGNFDGGLQSKYLSNDGSRVSGVGSVSSYQSSYLGSVGSTGSTTGMSTSSLSGLKRKTESIQSLTHADAELDPVFQSEAAKQIINEMATGGNMTVGENSGDSSGSGETKATSSMKDDQQYQQQQRQQAQQNRQRRAVPKDKRRHHTAPHHVNAKSIELMHSENDMNKNNVNWRARDDVDLEVTIRPRSNAPDVVRSALGPREKISEHTIDKLLAAPSKILIPERYVPEQTPELSPEEKRRRQEKVEAIKKMLSDTPIGGGAGGSNEAGGLNPVPNAEKKQREHLIQLNQILAQQVMQMSKIVAEDKPASYDGARDKRKEDSSAVLPSKIKRKCNAQFSTAANASGSSKPNDDRDHYESDLEDYDTDSPAEPLPLYQQRENYFT; encoded by the exons ATGTTTAGCTGTCTTTGGCAATTATGGGATTG GATTGATCCACCCACGTTCACGACGATGGAGAGCAAaaagctgcagcagctgcagcaggccAACTCACACCTGGCGCCGATGCCGCAGATGAAGCCACCGCAGCAGGGCGGTGGCGGCTACCAGCACGGGTACGATTACGGCGCCACCGGACCTGCCCCGGGCCGGTCGGCCATGTTTCCCGCCCAGTACCAGAGCTACGGCCAGCCGCATCCGTCGGCATCGTCGCTCCGGTCCCCCTACTCGACCGGCAGTCCCAAATCTTCGCTCAGCACCAACAGCGGCGCACTGTACGGCGCCACGGACGGGGCTGACCTCTCGTCGGCCAGCGGGGCGGCCCAATCCGGGTATCACCTGCACCCGgcgcaccatcagcagcaacaacagcaaggtTTGCTGCACGCCCAGCATCAACAGTATCGCAGCAACACGCTCGGGCCCGGCGGCAGCGGTAGCTATGGATAcgatcagcaacagcaacatcagctGTACCGCGTTAGCTCCCCATCGAGCGGTAGTGGTGGAGAGCGGGAGCGGCTGTACCAGACCGCTCCGCTGGTACGGTctgctggcggtggcggcCCGGGCAGCAGTGGCGTCGGCACGCCCCACTCGGTGACCTCGGGCTCGACGGCCCACAACGCACCCATGTCCAAGCTGGAGCTGCAgttccagcagctgcagcgcgAGAAGATCCAGCAGCAGATCAAAACGGCCACGGAAGCGAtcgcgcaccagcagcaaacgtTCGCACTGCGGCAGCAGCTCAACCCGCCCGTGCCGAACTACCATCTCAAGCAGAACCTGCTCCAGAATCTGtcgcagcatcatcagcagcagattcagcagcagcagcagcaccatcagcagcagcaacagcagcagcagcaacagctgcaGGTACACAAACATCCACAATATCCTTCAcaagcgcagcagcagcagcagaagcagttagctcagcagcagaagcaacagcaaatgcaaaaacagcaacaacagcaaatgcAACACGCAatgaagcaacagcagcaacagcaacaacaacaacaacaacgatatGCAGCGAACGGCGGTGGTTCACAGCATCGAAACGCGCCACCATCGAGCTTGAATCTGCAGAACCACTGCCAGCCGGCGGCCAACGAAACTGACAAGATAATGCGCTCTCACGTCCCGTCGTACCAGGGCACGCTGGATTCCGGTGCCGCAGGAGGCGCCGGTGGTGCGTACGGAGAGGAGGGAGAATCGCTGTACCTGCAGCGAGCCGGCTATCAGCAGCATGCGGGGATGGCCAACTCGCCGCCCGGCGGTGCCGCTAGCGAAATTATCATTCAGCAGAACATTCCCGGGCAGGTGGTGAACCAAGCCTGCCAGACGCAGATCAGCTCGATGGTGCTGGCGGGCAGTAGTAACGCagccgggcagcagcagcagatgaaaTCCTCCCCCTCGGACACGCTGTCCAGCCCGTCGCACGATTCGAGCGAGCGGAAGCGCAGCGCGGGAGGCCAGCAGCATACGCTCAAGTCGCCCGTCACGCGGCGACCCGCCAACGCGCCCGTTGCGCTGGCCGGCTGGCTGTACAAGCAGGGCTCGGACGGGCTGAAGGTGTGGCGCCGGCGCTGGTTCGTCCTGTCCGAGTACGTGCTGTACTACTACAAGGggcaggaggaggagaagctgCTCGgcacggtgctgctgccgtcgtacaagGTGTCCGCCTGCTTCCCCGAGGACAAGATCTATCGCAAGTTTGCGTTCAAGTGCGAGCACGCCAACATGCGCACGTTCGTGTTTGCGGCGGAGAGCGGCGAATCGATGAGCCAGTGGGTGAGGGCGCTGACACTGGCCACGATGATGATACAGCCGGCGGGGGCGGAACAGGAGGAAAGTctctcccagcagcagcagcagcagcagcagcagcagtacagcaGTGGCAAAGCGGGCGGTACTGGGACGGAGCTGCTGTCGAGTGATTCGAGCGGTGGGCCTCAGTCGCACGGGTCAAACGATACGATGAAACTGATCCAGCAAGCGAGTGGGAatggcagtagcagcagcagtggtggtggtggtggtggaggtgtgtCTGCACTCAACGATAGCATGTCCATGCCGCAACCGCTGTACGCCAATGCTCCACCGAAGCCGAGACGCGTCAACGATGGCGGCTACTCTTCGCCCAGCCCCGAACATACGATGCTGCACGATCGGTACGATCAaatggtgcagcagcagcagcagcagatgcttGCCACCGGAGGACAATTCCCCCCGGGGGCAGTGGGGGGTGGTTCGGGCCCGCCGAACGGGGGCATGGTACTCGGTAGCAGTCGAACGCCGGCCGCACTAACGGCCCATGCGATCTACGGCGATCCGAAGCGAATCGAACGCGACCTGTACATTCAGAAGCtgatcgagcagcagcagcagcagcagaaattGAACGCTTccaagcagcaacagcagcagcaacaacaacagcaacagcagggaATGCAGTCCTCTCCCATGCACGGTGGTGGGGTACTGCGTAGCGGTGGCGGTGCCGGAACGAATCCCTTCCTGTACCCCAGCAACGATCGCCGGACGCCGGACACGTACGGGCCGCCCAATTCGGCAATCGATCCCAAGCACATGTCCGACTATGAGGACATCTACAACCTAACGATGCTGTCCAAGTCGCTGCCGGCGAACGCGATGGAAGCGGCGGCAGGAGGAGGGGGTGTGGCAGCCGGCGGGACAACCTACAAACGGCCGTCCAGCCCGCTGCGCTACGAAGGCAATGGAGCGTTTCCGGCGTACATGGGCGCCGCAATGTACAATGCCGGCCAATTTGAG CATCAGTCACCGGGAGCTGCCGGTCAACATCCCCAGCACGCCCAGATGCGTGCACGACCCATTCCACCGAGCATTCCGCGGCCACATTCTGCAGACTTTCTGGACTACGAAGCGCGCCATCCAATGAACCAAGCAGCCGGCGGTGTGACCGATGAGCCAAGCCCTGTCCATCGCACCCCACGGCCCAAATCGAGCCTAGACATCAACCGAACGCCCGATCACTACTACTATTCCGAGGCCAGCTATGCCGAGAAGATGCGCCTGCAAAGCGCTTCCTACCTGCAGCGGACAAACAACCCGGGAGCTGGGGCGTCGCGCAAACAACGATCCGATGATATGCAAG GATTGTTTGCCAGCGGTACGATGCCCCGGGATGGACTGTACCGGAGCGGCAGTGGTAAAATCATGCAGCTGCAAGCATCTGGCCAACAGGGTGAAGATTATCCGCACGGTGGCTCGCAAAGTATGCCCCGGCCGTCCGCTACCGACCATCGGACCGGTGGCACCGGTCAGGGCCGTCCCACCGTCAGCAGCTTAAAGAAGCAGGGcaccgcccagcagcagcaggaacagtttGCCCGTTCGGCGAGTGCTCGGTTGCCCCGCAAGGAGGAAGACTCGTCGCTGCGAGACGGCGAACGCAAGCGGGAAGAATCCATGAAGCGACTGCTCGAGTGGAAGCAGCGCATGCTGCAATCGCCGCTGACGAAGAAAATCGCCAGCCAGCACGCGGCAACGATGGCATCGGCCGAATCGCTCAATCGTGGCTCCAATGCAAGCGTTGGTGGTGCCGATCGACGCAACGAGGACATCTACGGTCTGAAGGCAGACGCTGAGGCGCTACTGCGCGGGGACTACTACGCATCGAGCTACGAACGCCAGTCGGTGGGTGATCTGACGGCCCTAGGCTCGGTGACGGCCGCCAGAAAGCATGGGGGCAGTGCGGTCAACATTGCGCAAGCGTCCTCGTCGGCGTTCGGCAGCCAGATGAAGCTGAACGGTGACTACAACAGCTACTCGTCGGACGATGAAG CCTCGATATCGGTGCGGAATGTGTTCAACCTTCCGAAGGTCGCGCTAACGGTCAAGCCGGACCCATCCGATCCCGCCTACCTGCAGGCAGTGGCAAAGGGAGCGGGAACGCCCGGAAGCAGCTACTACGAGGGCATGATGATGggcgctgctgccgctgacTATTACGCTAGCGACAAGTACATTCGGCCCGACATAAGCTTCGAGTCGACGCACGACCTGTACACCCAGGCCCAGCTGCAGCGTGCCCAGGAGCTGAACCTTCAGCAGCACTATCAGCTACAAAACATCGACCGAAGCTTGGCAACGATGcaggaccagcagcagctgccgcAGGACGCTTCCCCGCAATCGCCCATGGCAGGTAGGCCCGATGGGCCGGCGCACTGGTCGGCGACCCCTACTACGGCAGGTGGTGCTACTGGCAACGAGCCGGGCGGATATATGAACGGTCGTATGAACAGGGATGCCTCGAGTGAACGATTGGATGCGAAG AACCTTATCCGCACCGCTGAGGGAAACCGGAAGGCGGACAGTTTAGCCCGCCTGGATGCGCTCAAGCAACAGCTAACGGAGCTGGAAAAGCAGTACGAAAAGGAGAAACCCTTGATCAATCTGGTCGACAACATGGTCAAGCTGGGCAGTCTGTACCGTGGTCCGGTCGGTGGCAAGAAGCAACTCCAATCGCCCGAATCGGCCACGCTCGATCGCTTGGAGTTCAATCAGCGCATGCAGGAGCGCCGTTTGCTGCAGGAAGAGCAGCGTCAGTGGGATCGTACCAGCCCGAACCACGTGGAGCTACAG TCGAAGGTGCAGCAGCTATACCAGATCGATAAACTAATGCAGGAAGAATCCGGCACACTGCAAGCGCTGCAGCGTGATAAGGAAAATTTGGAAAAAGCGCTCGCGACACTGAAGACGCACGTTTTGAATCGGGAAGGTGGAAACATGCCGATGGCGATGGATACcgcccggcagcagcagcatacgcTGGAGCGTGAGCTGACAAGGGTGCATCAGTTGCTGGCAGCTAATTCGAAG AAACTGGAGAAGACCGTCTCAACGAACGCTCGGCTGGAGCAGGAGCTGCTGGTACTGCGTCAGAAGCTGCAAGCTTCCCGTGAGCATCGTTCGATGCATTCGGTGTTTGATTCAGCCTCACCGATGGATAACCAGTACATGCCCGGTTCGGTGACCGCAGTGCTCGAGTCGGAGCTGAAGCGCGCGAAATTGCTGGTCGGTGACATGCAACGCCAGCGCCAGGAGCTCGGTCAAGCCGTGCGTCAGCTGACCTCTTACAGCGATAATCACGAGGCGCAAATGATGGATCGCCTGCAGGCCGATGAGCAACAGCACATGGCGCATTCGCAGGAACAAAAAcgcgaccagcagcagcagcagcagcaacaatcggCTAGCGCAAAGCACAAGCGTAGCTATTCTTCGTCCTGGGTAGAGACGGATCTCGATTCGTTGGCGGGCAAAGAATCATCCGTCTCGTCCGCCAGCAACCATCGCGCCCTGTCGTCCTCAGCATCGAGCGTGCTGACGATCGATGACGAAATGCAAAGCCTGTTCCTTCCGAGCAGCCGCGCTAAGGAGCCCATCGAAGGTGCGGAATCGTTGGACGATCTGTACTCGGCCGGGGGACCTTTGTACAACTACGGTGCCGGCGGTATGCTGAATCCAGCCGATAAGCAGGAAATTAAAACGGTTCGCATCGTGAAGCGCGAATCCGAGCGACGGATGCGAGACAAGGAAAAGAACGATCGCAATCTGGCCCTCAGCCTCGATCAGGTGCTGGAGGAGGAGGCACAGCTGATGGAAGATTACCAGCGCTCCAAATCGCTGCCCAGAGGGTACGAAACGCATGAGCTGTTTGTGCAGGGTCACGAATCGGGCAGTGATGGTGTTGGCGGCTCGCTCGACGGAAACAAGCTGATGAGCGATTATTACAGCAGCGTCGTCGCTTCGACGAACGGAAACAGCTACCCTGTTTCGCTGATCGATCGCCAGGCCGATCTTTACACGGGTAACTTTGACGGTGGGTTGCAATCGAAGTACCTCAGCAACGATGGCAGTCGAGTGTCGGGCGTTGGGAGCGTTTCGTCGTACCAGTCTAGCTATCTCGGCAGCGTCGGAAGCACCGGCAGCACGACCGGAATGTCCACCAGCTCGCTGAGCGGGCTGAAACGCAAGACGGAATCGATACAAAGCCTCACGCATGCCGATGCGGAGCTGGATCCCGTGTTCCAGAGTGAGGCGGCGAAGCAGATCATCAACGAAATGGCAACGGGCGGGAACATGACCGTTGGCGAGAATAGCGGTGACTCGTCGGGAAGTGGCGAGACCAAAGCGACCTCGAGCATGAAAGACGACcagcagtaccagcagcagcaacgccagCAAGCTCAGCAAAACCGACAGCGCCGAGCCGTTCCGAAGGATAAGCGTCGGCATCACACGGCGCCCCATCACGTCAATGCAAAGTCCATCGAGTTGATGCACAGCGAAAATGatatgaacaaaaat AATGTCAACTGGAGAGCGCGTGATGACGTCGACCTGGAGGTCACGATACGGCCCCGCTCGAACGCACCGGACGTGGTACGGTCCGCCCTTGGGCCGCGGGAAAAAATCTCCGAACACACCATCGATAAGCTGCTGGCCGCACCGAGCAAGATCCTCATCCCCGAACGCTACGTACCTGAGCAGACGCCGGAACTGTCGCCGGAGGAGAAGCGGCGCCGGCAGGAGAAGGTGGAAGCGATCAAGAAAATGCTCTCCGACACCCCGATTGGCGGCGGTGCCGGTGGTAGTAAT GAGGCCGGTGGACTGAATCCAGTGCCGAACGCGGAAAAGAAACAGCGTGAACATCTCATCCAGCTCAATCAAATCCTCGCTCAGCAGGTGATGCAAATGAGCAAAATTGTCGCAG AGGATAAACCGGCGAGCTATGATGGTGCACGCGATAAGCGCAAAG AAGACTCGTCGGCCGTACTGCCCTCCAAGATAAAACGCAAATGCAACGCACAGTTTAGTACTGCGGCAAACGCATCGGGAAGCAGCAAACCGAACGACGACCGAGATCACTATGAATCGGACCTGGAAGACTACGACACGGACTCGCCGGCGGAACCACTTCCGCTGTATCAGCAGCGTGAAAACTATTTCACCTAA